One segment of Vibrio mimicus DNA contains the following:
- the carB gene encoding carbamoyl-phosphate synthase large subunit, which yields MPKRTDIQSILILGAGPIVIGQACEFDYSGAQACKALREEGYRVILVNSNPATIMTDPEMADATYIEPIHWEVVRKIIEKERPDAILPTMGGQTALNCALALEKHGVLAEFGVEMIGATADAIDKAEDRSRFDKAMKSIGLECPRADTAKSMEDAYKVLDMVGFPCIIRPSFTMGGSGGGIAYNREEFEEICTRGLDLSPTNELLIDESLIGWKEYEMEVVRDKNDNCIIVCAIENFDPMGIHTGDSITVAPAQTLTDKEYQIMRNASLAVLREIGVETGGSNVQFGINPKDGRMVIIEMNPRVSRSSALASKATGFPIAKVAAKLAVGFTLDELMNDITGGATPASFEPTIDYVVTKIPRFNFEKFAGANDRLTTQMKSVGEVMAIGRNQQESLQKALRGLEVGAAGLDEKVDLDAPDALTKIRYELKEAGAERIWYIADAFRAGMSVDGVFNLTNIDRWFLVQIEELVKLEAEVKAGGFAGLNQDVLRKMKRKGFSDARLSKLLGVSENEIRRLRDQYNIHPVYKRVDTCAAEFKSDTAYMYSTYDEECEANPTDKDKIMVLGGGPNRIGQGIEFDYCCVHAALALREDGYETIMVNCNPETVSTDYDTSDRLYFEPVTLEDVLAIVRVEKPKGVIVQYGGQTPLKLARALEAAGVPVIGTSPDAIDRAEDRERFQQAVQRLGLKQPDNATVTAIEQAIEKSREIGFPLVVRPSYVLGGRAMEIVYDEQDLRRYFNEAVSVSNESPVLLDRFLDDATEVDVDAICDGERVVIGGIMEHIEQAGVHSGDSACSLPAYTLSQEIQDKMREQVEKLAFELGVRGLMNIQFAVKDNEVYLIEVNPRAARTVPFVSKATGAPLAKIAARVMVGQTLEQQGFTKEIIPPYYSVKEVVLPFNKFPGVDPLLGPEMRSTGEVMGVGATFAEAYAKAELGSGSVYPEGGRALLSVREGDKQRVVDLASKLVKLGYQLDATHGTAVILGEAGINPRLVNKVHEGRPHILDRIKNHEYTYIVNTASGRQAIEDSKVLRRGALSHKVNYTTTLNAAFATCMAHTADAKASVTSVQELHARVKASQA from the coding sequence ATGCCAAAACGTACTGACATTCAAAGCATCCTTATCCTTGGTGCGGGTCCAATTGTTATCGGTCAGGCTTGTGAGTTTGACTACTCAGGCGCGCAAGCGTGTAAAGCCCTGCGCGAAGAGGGTTACCGCGTTATTCTGGTCAACTCAAACCCAGCGACCATCATGACTGACCCAGAAATGGCCGATGCGACTTACATCGAGCCAATCCACTGGGAAGTGGTGCGTAAAATCATCGAAAAAGAGCGCCCAGATGCGATTTTGCCCACCATGGGCGGCCAGACTGCGCTGAACTGTGCGCTGGCACTGGAAAAACATGGCGTATTGGCTGAGTTTGGCGTTGAGATGATTGGTGCAACCGCCGATGCGATTGACAAAGCGGAAGATCGCTCACGCTTTGATAAAGCGATGAAATCAATCGGCCTAGAGTGTCCTCGCGCTGATACCGCAAAAAGCATGGAAGATGCGTACAAAGTCCTCGATATGGTGGGTTTCCCATGTATCATCCGTCCTTCTTTCACTATGGGCGGCAGCGGTGGTGGTATCGCTTACAACCGTGAAGAGTTTGAAGAAATCTGTACTCGCGGTCTGGATCTTTCACCGACCAATGAACTGCTGATCGATGAATCACTGATTGGTTGGAAAGAGTACGAGATGGAAGTGGTGCGTGATAAGAACGACAACTGCATCATCGTCTGTGCGATTGAAAACTTTGACCCAATGGGTATCCACACCGGTGACTCGATCACGGTTGCACCAGCACAAACACTGACTGACAAAGAATATCAAATCATGCGTAACGCCTCTTTGGCGGTACTGCGTGAAATCGGCGTAGAAACCGGTGGTTCAAACGTTCAGTTTGGTATCAATCCGAAAGATGGTCGCATGGTGATCATCGAGATGAACCCACGTGTATCACGCTCTTCGGCGTTGGCTTCCAAAGCCACCGGTTTCCCAATTGCGAAAGTGGCGGCCAAACTAGCGGTGGGTTTCACACTCGATGAGTTGATGAACGACATCACAGGTGGCGCAACGCCAGCTTCGTTCGAACCGACCATCGACTACGTAGTGACTAAGATTCCTCGTTTCAACTTCGAAAAATTCGCCGGTGCCAATGACCGTCTGACTACACAAATGAAGTCAGTGGGTGAAGTGATGGCGATTGGTCGTAACCAACAAGAATCACTGCAAAAAGCACTGCGAGGCTTGGAAGTCGGTGCGGCTGGTCTGGATGAGAAAGTGGATCTAGACGCGCCTGACGCACTGACCAAAATTCGTTATGAGCTGAAAGAAGCAGGCGCAGAGCGTATTTGGTACATCGCTGACGCATTCCGTGCGGGTATGTCTGTTGATGGCGTATTTAACCTGACCAACATTGATCGCTGGTTCCTGGTGCAAATCGAAGAACTGGTGAAGCTAGAAGCAGAAGTGAAAGCTGGTGGCTTTGCTGGCTTGAACCAAGACGTACTGCGTAAGATGAAGCGTAAAGGCTTCTCTGATGCGCGCTTGTCAAAACTGCTCGGCGTGAGCGAAAACGAAATCCGTCGTCTGCGTGACCAATACAACATCCACCCAGTTTACAAGCGTGTGGATACCTGTGCGGCAGAATTTAAGTCAGATACCGCTTACATGTACTCCACTTATGATGAAGAGTGTGAAGCCAATCCGACTGACAAAGACAAGATCATGGTGCTGGGCGGTGGTCCAAACCGTATCGGTCAAGGTATCGAGTTTGACTACTGCTGTGTACACGCCGCGCTTGCTCTGCGTGAAGATGGTTATGAAACCATCATGGTCAACTGTAACCCAGAAACCGTATCAACCGACTACGATACTTCAGATCGCCTCTACTTTGAGCCTGTGACTCTGGAAGACGTGCTGGCTATCGTGCGTGTTGAGAAGCCAAAAGGCGTGATCGTTCAGTACGGCGGTCAAACCCCACTGAAACTGGCGCGAGCGCTGGAAGCGGCTGGTGTACCTGTGATTGGTACTAGCCCAGATGCGATTGACCGCGCTGAAGACCGTGAACGTTTCCAACAAGCGGTACAGCGTTTAGGCCTCAAACAGCCAGACAACGCAACTGTGACAGCAATCGAGCAAGCGATTGAGAAATCGCGTGAAATCGGTTTCCCACTCGTGGTTCGTCCATCTTATGTTCTGGGTGGTCGTGCGATGGAGATTGTGTACGATGAGCAAGATCTGCGTCGTTACTTCAACGAAGCGGTGAGCGTGTCGAATGAATCACCAGTCCTACTGGATCGCTTCCTTGATGACGCAACCGAAGTGGACGTGGATGCGATTTGTGACGGTGAACGCGTGGTGATTGGCGGCATCATGGAGCACATTGAACAAGCGGGTGTTCACTCAGGTGACTCAGCCTGTTCTCTGCCGGCTTACACCTTGAGCCAAGAAATCCAAGACAAGATGCGTGAGCAAGTTGAGAAGTTGGCATTTGAACTCGGTGTTCGCGGCCTGATGAACATTCAGTTTGCGGTCAAAGACAACGAAGTTTACCTGATTGAAGTAAACCCACGTGCTGCGCGTACTGTGCCGTTTGTATCAAAAGCGACAGGTGCACCGCTGGCGAAAATCGCTGCGCGAGTGATGGTTGGACAAACTCTGGAGCAACAAGGCTTCACTAAAGAGATCATTCCACCTTACTACTCAGTAAAAGAAGTGGTTCTGCCGTTCAACAAGTTCCCAGGTGTTGACCCACTGCTTGGCCCTGAAATGCGCTCAACCGGCGAAGTGATGGGTGTGGGTGCGACGTTTGCTGAAGCGTACGCCAAAGCAGAATTGGGTAGTGGCTCAGTTTACCCTGAAGGTGGTCGTGCGCTGCTTTCGGTTCGTGAAGGTGACAAACAACGTGTGGTGGATCTGGCTTCTAAGCTGGTGAAACTGGGTTATCAGTTGGATGCCACTCATGGTACGGCGGTGATTTTGGGCGAAGCGGGCATCAACCCACGTCTGGTCAACAAAGTGCATGAAGGTCGTCCACATATTCTGGACCGTATCAAGAACCACGAGTACACCTATATTGTGAACACGGCTTCTGGCCGTCAAGCGATTGAAGACTCAAAAGTGCTGCGCCGTGGTGCTCTGTCACACAAAGTGAACTACACCACCACACTGAACGCTGCGTTTGCTACTTGTATGGCACACACAGCAGATGCCAAAGCATCGGTCACTTCAGTGCAAGAGCTGCATGCGCGTGTAAAAGCTAGCCAAGCTTAA